The Ensifer adhaerens genome contains the following window.
TCTCGAGTGCCTCTATGGCTGTCTCCTTTCGAAGCTGGAGCCGTCCGAGCACCGGATCTACAATTCGCCAGCGTCGCCGACGATCCTCGCCATCAATCACGTCGACGTTTGCAAATACTGTTTCAAGCGCATCAGTCATACGCTGCGCTGTTCGATGGGAAACGGCAAATTCTTTGCAGATTTCATCTAAACCGATCCCAATCCGCCGTGAAGCGGCCAACTGCGCCAGCCTTATTAGATCCTGCGCCTTTGAGAACGGCATGATCGCTTCCTCTATGACAATTATTGACACCCATACACGTTATGGCTGAACTTGTGCTCTGTCGAGACATTAGCCGTTATGTGGGGCTTCGCTCGATTAGAAAATTACAATGCTGATGACAGACGTCGGTTGGAGCTTTTTATCTGCGTCGGAAAACCATGACTGCCATGCCTGCATGACGGCTACTTTCTCAGGACGATCACGGCTTGTCGGGCCGCCAACGCCAACGCCAACCGAACTTCTCGGCGAGTCCAAGTCGGGAGAAGAACCTCTTGGAGGACAATGACAGGGGGCCTCCCCCCCATCGGCCTAAATTCCTTCCGAGTCCAACTTCCAAGTCGCCGCCGTAGCAGACGAAAGCTCCTTGCGCGAACAATTAAGATACTGATTTTAAGCAATATTTCAGGGAGCTCGGTAAATGTTGGAAAGCTATTTCTCCATCGGTGGAATTTGTTGCAATTTGCATTTGAAGACCTCTCGAAGCCCCTTCAAAGGGTGTTTGAAGACCATTTGAAGACGGTCGCAGATCGGGCGAATAGGTTTGCTTGATTTGGGACTACACAGCCGTGCAAACTACATCGTAGATCGGGGCCAGATCCGGTTCATTTGAGCCATAAAGCAGGGCGTAATTCTTGCCGTGGGCATCGGCGTTGCCGACGAGATAATGGAAGATCAGCATGCGGATGAACTGTAAACGATCCGCGACAGGTCTAGCGCAGGCCTGGTCGATCAGCCTGATAGCCCGTTCTGTACCCGGTCCGCCCTCGGCCTCATACTTCAGTTCCGGCGGTACGCTAAGGGCCTGACAAAAGTCTTCTTGGTGTAGACGCTCAATGATGCCGTCTGCAGCCTTCGTCCGATCATAACGTTCCACCAGGAGAAAGGCAGTCGCCCCGTCTAGACGTATCTCGACATGGGGTACCGGCAGCTTGAGGCGGGCAGCCAGCCGCATACAAAAATACTCGTTCTCTACCGTGCCTTCCAGCGCCTGGATGACCGGTTTCAAGATATGGGTCGTAGGTCGACCATCTCTCGCCAAGGCAATGGAATCCCCATCGACAATGACCGCCAGTTTATCCTGCGCGCCGGCGAGCGATAGGCGAATACCCTCGTCGCCGGCAAGCAAAGGCCGGGTCCGCAGCCTGCTGAGAATTTCATCCAGACGTTCCGAAGTGAGGATTTCTGCTTGGGACGGGCGGGGAGTTTCGGGTGCCGCGCCGGTGGGATAGAGTGACAAGGCACCTGCGCATTCGCCGCCGATAACTTCCAGCAGCCCGAAGGCATTGCCTGCCGAAAGGCCGAGCGCGCCGGCTAGGCGTTGCCGCGCGCCTTCGTCCGGCAATAGACCGGAGAAAAACGGGCGCACCACCTGATCACCAAAGGGCTCTTCTTGCAGGGGCATCGAGAATGAGATCGCACGCGATCGTTGGTCCAGGAGATACGCGCCGTCATAAGTGAAAGTCAGCAGGCCGTCGTCAAGCCGGCCGAGCACGCCCGCCTTGGTGTCGCGAAAATAGACGTCCAAGACGCGGGTCATGATCGCGGACCCTGGCGACGCCCGACGGAAACAACGAGACCAAGACCGGCCAAGACTTGCATCGCACGGCCAATCTGGCAGCTCTCTTTTCCGGCCTCGAGTTCACGCAGAAACCGTACGCCCACACCAATCACCCCGGCGAGTTGCTCCTGGGTTAACCCTTGCTGTTTGCGCTCCTGACGGACCAGCATGCCGAGGCTTTTCGTATCTTTGATCTTTTCCATAATCACCCCTATCGGGATGATTATATCACCAGACGTCATGAAGGGAAGTCAAAAGAACCGATCGGGATGATTTTCGGATTGTTGGCGCCAATTGATCGAGAATAGAACCGATCGGGATGAAGCTGCGCCACCGTGAAACTACCCTAATATTTACTGTTTGAAACAATTCTCACGGTGCCATCTCAGGAACTGGGGATGTGGCCGCTCGAAGACCCGGCCAGGCACAATCGCCTTCCCGGTTTTGTTGATGAGGCCTTGAATGCTGTCACGATCATTCGCCTGACGCGATATCAGGATATCAAGATCATCCGAAAGACCAATGAGACCGCGGTCAAACATCCAGTGTGCGGTGCC
Protein-coding sequences here:
- a CDS encoding serine/threonine-protein kinase HipA, encoding MTRVLDVYFRDTKAGVLGRLDDGLLTFTYDGAYLLDQRSRAISFSMPLQEEPFGDQVVRPFFSGLLPDEGARQRLAGALGLSAGNAFGLLEVIGGECAGALSLYPTGAAPETPRPSQAEILTSERLDEILSRLRTRPLLAGDEGIRLSLAGAQDKLAVIVDGDSIALARDGRPTTHILKPVIQALEGTVENEYFCMRLAARLKLPVPHVEIRLDGATAFLLVERYDRTKAADGIIERLHQEDFCQALSVPPELKYEAEGGPGTERAIRLIDQACARPVADRLQFIRMLIFHYLVGNADAHGKNYALLYGSNEPDLAPIYDVVCTAV
- a CDS encoding transcriptional regulator, y4mF family, with the protein product MEKIKDTKSLGMLVRQERKQQGLTQEQLAGVIGVGVRFLRELEAGKESCQIGRAMQVLAGLGLVVSVGRRQGPRS